A genomic window from Cardiocondyla obscurior isolate alpha-2009 linkage group LG02, Cobs3.1, whole genome shotgun sequence includes:
- the LOC139109909 gene encoding uncharacterized protein, which produces MFSCRFCTYKTENLRNHLRHRKSYRHLTSAYYCGYHNCKIKFLTESSLRSHLIRSHKFYVSQVKDKRTFCVSDNEAKFICTVQICKKKVDNYKALIKHLKEHIVNELEVTCPYNGCDKKYKRVSSFTGHLTKKHRILTKTDDLNYNPDNVLQLNFLEEANQNLVPNNINENSSDEEDIIEDDELFIKALSTFYLKLECQYLIPESTIQYIVEELKILIEHEHKRIEQKLKDHFQKSNMFTFTPEVQQILKDVFQNNTNSIISKKMQTTFLRKQFYKSHFNFIWSKKKILANGQFLHYIPILETLKTLFYNKSLDFDINMPVQHENNLLKDFTDGNAFKSNTFFKENPNGLRLILYQDDFEVVTPIGSAKGKHVLTGVYLAIGNLPDYIRFQKNSIYLVALCKKKNFDHQAVFGEIVKDLKILESVGINIPAYGTIKGSLVFIAGDNLGSHTLGGFVDNFSRSLYFCRYCHLNKYEFYDENGECKIFENRTIDSYKNCLTKVKVNDETGEITSYYSVKFNSIFNNLLYYHVCNAGLPPCLGHDLMEGVITYDLALFINYFINQSWFTLSELNNMIDKFSYSKEDRKDKPLRLKPNVEKIRGDAWQIWTFLRLFPLIIINHIGDKDNEIWQCLLLLTEIIEIVCAPIIHTSYLPYLQTLIQNYFIMRKELFPDVRLRPKHHYMSHYPELINIYGPLIKVWTMRFESKHTFFKRVLRSCHNFKNITYTLSTKHEFLQSFCRLGGRYDLKNVNTSNRTKIFLNMYSKSLQNAVLRAHLELNLQKCETVSLKGTIYEIGNIVAVQQDSYQENVIMEEIRLILFDIKENIYFVIKTIKTKFRPHNREYEKLDG; this is translated from the coding sequence ATGTTTTCTTGTCGTTTTTGTACATACAAAACTGAAAATCTCAGAAATCATCTAAGACATCGAAAATCCTATCGTCACCTTACCTCTGCTTATTACTGCGGATAtcataattgtaaaattaaatttttaactgaaaGTAGCCTTCGTTCCCATCTCATTCGATCGCACAAATTTTACGTTAGCCAGGTAAAAGATAAACGTACTTTCTGCGTGTCTGATAATGAGGCAAAATTTATATGCACTGtgcaaatttgtaaaaagaaagtcGACAATTACAAGGCATTAATAAAGCACCTTAAAGAGCATATCGTTAATGAATTGGAAGTAACTTGTCCTTATAATGGTTGcgacaaaaaatataaaagagtaAGCTCATTTACAGGACATTTGACGAAAAAACATAGAATTCTGACTAAAACTGACGATTTAAACTATAATCCTGACAATGTATTACAATTGAATTTTTTGGAAGAAGCAAATCAAAATTTAGTTCCAAACAATATAAACGAAAATAGTAGTGATGAGGAAGATATTATTGAAGatgatgaattatttattaaggcTTTGTCTACTTTCTATCTCAAACTTGAATGCCAATATCTGATTCCGGAGAGTACTATCCAATATATTGTTGAGGAGTTGAAGATTTTAATTGAGCATGAACACAAAAGaattgaacaaaaattaaaagaccaTTTTCAAAAAAGTAATATGTTTACTTTTACTCCAGAAGtacaacaaattttaaaagatgtttttcaaaataatacaaattctattatttctaaaaaaatgcaaactacttttttacgaaaacaattttataagtcgcattttaattttatttggtctaaaaaaaaaatcttagcAAATGGACAATTCTTGCACTATATACCTATTTTAGAAACTTTAAAGACAttgttttacaataaatcgctTGATTTCGACATTAATATGCCTGTACaacatgaaaataatttgttaaaagattttacaGATGGTAATGCTTTTAAAtccaatacattttttaaagaaaatccaAATGgattacgtttaatattatatcaggATGATTTTGAAGTTGTGACACCTATTGGATCTGCAAAAGGTAAACACGTACTTACTGGTGTGTACCTTGCTATTGGAAATCTTCCGGATTATATTCgatttcaaaaaaattctatttatctAGTGGcattatgtaaaaagaaaaattttgatcaTCAAGCTGTATTTGGTGAAATAgtgaaagatttaaaaattcttgaaagTGTTGGGATAAATATTCCTGCTTATGGTACTATTAAAGGGTCACTTGTTTTTATTGCAGGAGATAATTTAGGGAGTCATACATTAGGCGGATTTGTTGACAATTTTAGTAGATCGCTTTATTTCTGTCGATActgtcatttaaataaatatgaattttatgaTGAAAATGGTGaatgcaaaatttttgaaaacagGACAATTGATTCATACAAGAATTGtttaacaaaagtaaaagttaACGATGAAACTGGAGAAATCACGTCTTATTATagtgtaaaatttaattccattttcaacaatttattatattaccaCGTATGTAATGCTGGTCTCCCACCATGTTTGGGACATGATTTAATGGAGGGAGTAATTACATATGATCTCgcactttttattaattattttataaatcagaGTTGGTTTACGCTTAGTGAGTTAAACAATATGattgataaattttcataCTCAAAAGAAGATCGAAAAGATAAACCACTCCGCTTAAAACCaaatgttgaaaaaataaGAGGCGATGCATGGCAGATCTGGACGTTTTTGAGATTATTTCCTTTGATAATAATCAATCATATTGGGGATAAGGACAATGAAATATGGCAGTGTCTACTCCTTTTGacggaaataattgaaattgtgTGTGCACCTATTATACATACCTCATATTTGCCATATTTGCAAacattaattcaaaattactttataatgaGAAAAGAACTTTTTCCTGATGTGCGACTCCGTCCTAAACATCACTACATGTCGCATTATCCagaacttattaatatttacggaCCACTTATAAAAGTATGGACAATGAGATTCGAAAGcaaacatacattttttaaacgtgtCTTGAGATCATgccataattttaaaaatattacttatacaCTCAGTACAAAACatgaatttttacaaagtttcTGTAGATTAGGAGGAAGATATGAtctgaaaaatgttaatacaTCTAATAggacaaaaatttttttgaatatGTATTCAAAAAGTTTACAGAATGCAGTGCTTAGGGCACATCTTGAACTTAATCTGCAGAAATGTGAAACTGTATCTTTAAAAGGAACAATTTATGAAATAGGAAATATCGTGGCTGTACAGCAAGATAGCTATcaagaaaatgtaattatgGAAGAAATAAGACTAATactttttgatattaaagaaaatatatactttgtaattaaaactataaaaaccAAATTTAGACCACATAACAGAGAATATGAGAAattggatggatga